Proteins encoded together in one Bradyrhizobium sp. PSBB068 window:
- a CDS encoding TauD/TfdA family dioxygenase, with protein sequence MSSTTTIDNAIPRADIIKRAARLGAEIKNIRLSGDLSDEVVRAINQVLLEHKVIFFRDQGHLDDAEQERFAVRLGKLVPHPTVGAINGTSSILELDSGRGGGRADQWHTDVTFVDAYPKISVLRGVVIPPYGGDTVWSNTAAAYLDLPAPLRKLADELWAVHSNAYDYAVKSRATEADRKHFDEVFTGTIYETEHPVVRVHPETGERTLVLGNFVQRFVGLPKYDGQKLFDLFQSHITAPENTVRWNWQTGDVAIWDNRATQHYAVNDYGDQHRVVRRATIDGDVPLSVDGRRSVTRIKSSKPQAAKAA encoded by the coding sequence ATGAGCAGCACCACGACCATCGACAACGCCATTCCGCGCGCCGACATCATCAAGCGGGCGGCCCGGCTTGGCGCCGAGATCAAGAACATCAGGCTGTCGGGCGATTTGTCCGACGAGGTCGTCCGCGCGATCAACCAGGTGCTGCTCGAGCACAAGGTGATTTTCTTCCGGGATCAAGGCCACCTCGACGACGCGGAGCAGGAGCGCTTTGCGGTGCGGCTCGGCAAGCTCGTGCCGCATCCGACGGTCGGCGCGATCAACGGTACGTCGTCAATCCTGGAACTGGATTCGGGTCGTGGCGGCGGCCGCGCCGACCAGTGGCACACCGATGTGACGTTCGTTGACGCCTATCCGAAAATCTCGGTGCTGCGCGGCGTCGTGATCCCGCCCTATGGCGGCGACACCGTGTGGTCGAACACGGCAGCGGCCTATCTGGACCTGCCGGCGCCGCTGCGCAAGCTCGCCGACGAGCTCTGGGCGGTGCACAGCAATGCCTATGATTATGCCGTCAAGTCGCGTGCCACCGAGGCGGACAGGAAGCATTTCGACGAGGTGTTCACCGGCACGATCTACGAGACCGAGCATCCGGTGGTGCGGGTCCATCCCGAGACCGGCGAGCGTACGCTCGTGCTCGGCAATTTCGTGCAGCGGTTCGTCGGCCTGCCGAAATATGACGGCCAGAAGCTGTTCGATCTATTCCAGTCGCACATTACCGCACCCGAGAACACCGTGCGCTGGAACTGGCAGACCGGGGACGTCGCGATCTGGGACAACCGCGCGACGCAGCACTACGCAGTCAATGACTACGGCGATCAGCATCGCGTGGTCCGCCGCGCCACCATCGATGGCGACGTGCCGCTCAGCGTCGACGGCCGTCGCAGCGTGACCCGCATCAAGTCGTCGAAGCCGCAGGCCGCGAAAGCCGCCTGA
- a CDS encoding ABC transporter substrate-binding protein, which yields MNAIIRFVRARRAAARRVARLLLAGAFAVGLAAPALAEPPLEKTEIRYQGWAGQVTFTELAEDLGYLAPLKLKWVGNTISGPQDIQTVVTGDTDIGGAFYGAILKLIAAKAPIKAVVGYYGSDANTYYAYFVKDDSPIKGARDLIGKKVAVNTLGAHLEFVLREYLARNGLSAGEAKQVTLVAIPPVSGEQALRQGQVEVSALSGVLRDKALERGGIRSLFNDTDLFGQFTGGAYVLRDRFIKDNPNAARKLVEGISRAIEWAQTTPPEQVRARFERIIAERKRNEDASSIKYWKSTGVASKGGVISDAELQVWIDWLVKDGLLKPGQIKASDTYTNEFNYYRPGKTAEAR from the coding sequence ATGAACGCCATCATTCGATTTGTTCGCGCGCGGCGCGCCGCCGCGCGCCGGGTTGCGCGGCTCCTGCTCGCAGGCGCCTTCGCAGTGGGCCTCGCAGCGCCGGCCCTCGCCGAGCCGCCGCTCGAGAAGACCGAGATCCGCTATCAGGGCTGGGCCGGGCAGGTGACGTTCACCGAGCTCGCGGAAGACCTCGGCTATCTTGCGCCGCTCAAGCTGAAATGGGTCGGCAACACCATCAGCGGTCCGCAGGACATCCAGACCGTTGTCACCGGCGATACCGACATCGGCGGCGCCTTCTATGGCGCCATCCTCAAGCTGATCGCGGCGAAAGCGCCGATCAAGGCGGTGGTCGGCTACTACGGCTCCGACGCCAACACCTATTACGCCTACTTCGTGAAGGACGACAGCCCGATCAAGGGCGCGCGCGACCTGATCGGCAAGAAGGTCGCCGTGAACACGCTCGGCGCCCATCTCGAATTCGTGCTGCGCGAATATCTCGCGCGCAACGGGCTCAGCGCCGGCGAGGCGAAGCAGGTCACGCTGGTCGCGATTCCGCCGGTTTCCGGCGAGCAGGCATTGCGGCAGGGCCAGGTCGAGGTCAGCGCGCTCAGCGGCGTGCTGCGCGACAAGGCGCTGGAACGCGGCGGGATCCGTTCGCTGTTCAACGATACCGACCTGTTCGGCCAGTTCACCGGCGGCGCGTATGTGCTGCGGGACAGGTTCATCAAAGACAACCCCAATGCCGCGCGGAAACTGGTCGAGGGCATCTCGCGCGCCATTGAGTGGGCGCAGACCACGCCGCCGGAGCAGGTGCGGGCGCGCTTCGAGAGGATCATCGCGGAGCGCAAGCGCAACGAGGATGCCTCCTCGATCAAGTACTGGAAGAGCACCGGCGTCGCGTCTAAGGGCGGGGTGATCTCGGATGCCGAACTGCAGGTCTGGATCGACTGGCTGGTCAAGGACGGTCTGCTCAAGCCGGGGCAGATCAAGGCCTCGGACACCTACACCAACGAGTTCAACTATTACCGTCCCGGCAAGACGGCGGAGGCACGATGA
- a CDS encoding ABC transporter ATP-binding protein, translating into MSAVKIRFEQVRKEFVTRGEGGRPAGRFTALEDITLDVRSGEFLALVGPSGCGKSTLLDLLGGLTTPTSGRIQLDGRPITGPGRDRGIVFQQYALFPWRTAAQNVEFGLDIAGLKARQRHEIAEHFLDLVGLSGFADRYPHELSGGMKQRVAIARSLAYDPEVLLMDEPFAALDAQTRETLQGELLRIWRATGKTIVFITHGIDEAVVLGQRVAVMTSRPGRIKQVIDIPEVLRSEAEDVRALPEFGEVRHEVWSLLREEVQKAQQLAGGVAARRLEREVKEVAHV; encoded by the coding sequence ATGAGCGCGGTCAAGATCCGCTTCGAGCAGGTCCGCAAGGAGTTCGTGACGCGCGGTGAGGGCGGTCGCCCCGCGGGCCGCTTCACCGCGCTGGAAGACATCACGCTCGACGTTCGTTCCGGCGAATTCCTGGCCCTGGTCGGCCCGAGCGGCTGCGGAAAATCGACCTTGCTCGATCTGCTCGGCGGCCTGACGACACCGACCAGCGGCCGCATCCAGCTCGACGGCCGCCCGATTACGGGGCCCGGCCGCGATCGCGGCATCGTGTTCCAGCAATATGCGCTGTTCCCCTGGCGCACCGCTGCGCAGAACGTCGAGTTCGGGCTCGACATCGCGGGCCTCAAGGCCAGGCAGCGGCACGAGATTGCGGAGCATTTTCTCGACCTCGTCGGCCTGTCCGGCTTTGCCGACCGCTATCCGCACGAGCTCTCCGGCGGCATGAAGCAGCGCGTCGCGATCGCACGCAGCCTCGCCTACGATCCGGAAGTGCTGCTGATGGACGAGCCGTTCGCGGCACTAGACGCCCAGACCCGCGAGACGCTGCAGGGCGAACTGCTGCGGATCTGGCGCGCGACCGGCAAGACCATCGTCTTCATCACCCACGGCATCGACGAAGCCGTCGTGCTCGGCCAGCGGGTCGCGGTGATGACGTCGCGCCCGGGCCGGATCAAGCAGGTCATCGACATTCCCGAGGTGCTGCGCAGCGAGGCCGAAGACGTCAGGGCGTTGCCGGAATTCGGTGAGGTGCGGCACGAAGTCTGGAGCCTGCTCCGCGAAGAGGTGCAGAAGGCGCAACAACTGGCTGGCGGGGTCGCCGCGCGTCGCCTCGAGCGCGAGGTGAAAGAGGTTGCCCATGTCTAG
- a CDS encoding ABC transporter permease, translating into MSSLEISPLLGPARGRGEPLSAARRRAPVVKGLRTVLRKSAGLGRRSLLLVMLLALWEAAPRLALIDPVFLPPFSEVISAGWQLAQTGELYDDVSASLLRALGGFLISVVLIVPLGLAVGWYTRLGDLLNQFIEICRNTAPLALLPVFILLLGIGELSKITMVIYSCAWPLLLNTIAAVKQVDPLLIKSARTMGASPQQLFRKVILPAALPTIFVGIRLASASAMLVLVASEMVGAKAGLGYLIINSQYSFLIPQMYFGILGITVIGLVFNAVLEALERRFMRWKPAA; encoded by the coding sequence ATGTCTAGCCTTGAGATCTCGCCGTTGCTCGGACCGGCGCGCGGGCGCGGCGAGCCGCTGTCCGCTGCGCGGAGACGGGCACCGGTCGTGAAGGGCCTCCGCACCGTGCTACGGAAATCGGCCGGCCTTGGCCGCCGCTCATTGCTGCTGGTCATGCTGCTCGCGCTGTGGGAGGCGGCGCCGAGGCTCGCCCTGATCGATCCGGTATTCCTGCCGCCGTTCTCGGAGGTGATCTCTGCCGGCTGGCAGCTCGCGCAGACCGGCGAGCTCTATGACGACGTATCGGCCAGCCTGCTCCGTGCCCTGGGCGGGTTTCTGATCTCGGTTGTCTTGATCGTGCCGCTTGGCCTTGCGGTCGGCTGGTACACCCGCCTCGGCGATCTGCTGAACCAGTTCATCGAGATCTGCCGCAACACCGCGCCGCTGGCACTGCTGCCGGTGTTCATTCTGCTGCTCGGGATCGGCGAGCTCTCCAAGATCACGATGGTGATCTACAGCTGCGCCTGGCCGCTGCTGCTCAACACCATCGCGGCGGTGAAGCAGGTCGATCCGCTCCTGATCAAGTCGGCGCGAACGATGGGCGCGTCTCCGCAGCAGCTGTTCCGCAAGGTGATCCTGCCGGCGGCGCTGCCCACCATCTTCGTCGGCATCCGCCTCGCCAGCGCTTCGGCGATGCTCGTCCTTGTCGCGTCCGAAATGGTCGGCGCCAAGGCCGGCCTCGGCTATCTCATCATCAACAGCCAATACAGCTTCCTGATCCCGCAGATGTATTTCGGCATCCTCGGGATCACCGTGATCGGCCTCGTGTTCAACGCCGTGCTCGAGGCGCTGGAACGGCGCTTCATGCGGTGGAAGCCCGCGGCGTAA
- a CDS encoding serine acetyltransferase has product MKRETPPQSPLSPIGAAGTPPGRWQLDRIVAELRVSREQTHSIRQDGEARRAPSRDTLEAILDGLTEALFPRHYGQSDLDGENIDYFVGNKLSIALDSLSAEIHRGALFVGDELEPGFEREEAVELTRAFASQLPDVRGLLINDLRAAFVGDPAARNFPEILIGYPGMTAVIHHRLAHLLYRLGARLIARLMSEIAHARTGIDIHPGASVGSGFFIDHGTGVVIGETAIIGNNVRIYQAVTLGARHFPTDDEGSVIKGDARHPIVEDDVVIYAGATILGRITIGRGSTIGGNVWLTKDVPPNSVVTQATVRNRPG; this is encoded by the coding sequence ATGAAGCGCGAAACCCCTCCGCAGTCCCCACTCTCACCGATCGGTGCGGCAGGAACGCCACCGGGCCGCTGGCAGCTCGACCGCATCGTGGCCGAGTTGCGGGTCTCCAGGGAACAGACCCACAGCATCCGGCAAGACGGCGAGGCACGGCGCGCGCCATCGCGCGATACGCTCGAGGCGATCCTCGACGGTCTCACCGAAGCTCTGTTTCCGCGGCATTACGGCCAATCGGACCTCGACGGCGAGAACATCGACTATTTCGTCGGCAACAAGTTGAGCATCGCGCTGGATTCGCTCAGCGCGGAGATCCATCGCGGTGCGCTGTTCGTCGGCGACGAGCTCGAACCGGGTTTCGAACGCGAGGAGGCCGTCGAGCTGACGCGTGCCTTTGCATCGCAACTGCCTGATGTCCGAGGGCTTCTGATCAACGATCTGCGCGCGGCCTTCGTCGGTGATCCTGCCGCACGGAACTTTCCGGAGATCCTGATCGGCTATCCCGGCATGACCGCGGTCATCCACCATCGCCTGGCACATCTGCTGTATCGCCTCGGGGCACGGCTGATCGCCCGCCTGATGTCGGAGATCGCCCATGCGCGAACCGGGATCGACATCCATCCGGGCGCCAGCGTCGGCTCCGGCTTCTTCATCGATCACGGCACCGGGGTCGTGATCGGGGAAACCGCCATCATCGGCAACAATGTCCGCATCTATCAGGCCGTCACCCTCGGCGCGCGGCATTTTCCAACCGACGACGAAGGCAGCGTCATCAAGGGTGACGCCCGCCATCCGATCGTGGAGGATGACGTCGTCATCTACGCCGGCGCCACCATCCTCGGCCGCATCACGATCGGCCGGGGCTCCACCATCGGCGGCAATGTCTGGCTGACCAAGGACGTGCCACCGAACAGCGTGGTCACCCAGGCCACCGTCCGCAATAGGCCGGGCTGA
- a CDS encoding flavin reductase family protein, protein MSKPDIHLVDADDEIERQFRLIMRRLAGGVCIITAGLGEDITGMTVTSLTSLSAAPPRLLVSINRQASSFAPIARHRLFGVNILGSDQQVLAERFSNGRLTGRERFEGIDWSHGSSGVPLLSRSLAMVECQVEEIIERHSHGIIVGRLASMELSHRLSGLTYWNGQYVQIDHEADLDLLAEVSIPLAHVR, encoded by the coding sequence ATGAGCAAGCCGGATATCCATCTCGTCGACGCCGATGACGAGATCGAGCGCCAGTTCCGTCTGATCATGCGCCGCCTTGCCGGCGGCGTTTGCATCATCACCGCCGGCCTCGGCGAAGACATCACGGGCATGACCGTCACCTCGCTGACCTCGCTCAGCGCGGCGCCGCCACGGCTGTTGGTGAGCATCAACCGCCAGGCGTCGTCCTTTGCCCCGATCGCGCGTCACCGGCTGTTCGGCGTCAATATCCTGGGCTCCGACCAGCAGGTGCTGGCGGAGCGCTTCAGCAACGGCCGGCTGACGGGCCGGGAGCGCTTCGAAGGCATCGACTGGAGTCATGGCTCGTCGGGCGTGCCGCTGCTCAGCCGCTCTCTGGCGATGGTCGAATGCCAGGTCGAAGAGATCATCGAGCGGCATTCCCATGGCATCATCGTGGGCCGCCTCGCCAGCATGGAGCTGTCGCACCGGCTGTCCGGGCTCACCTACTGGAACGGACAGTACGTCCAGATCGATCACGAAGCCGATCTCGATCTTCTGGCCGAGGTCAGCATTCCCCTGGCGCATGTCCGATAG
- a CDS encoding acyl-CoA dehydrogenase family protein encodes MNKPVPAAALASSDLLHSHSPDIDALLGRIAEGAGERERERVLPFAEVDLIRKARLGALRLPIEAGGAGVSIRALFEVVIRLGEADANVAHILRNHFSVVERLVRQPKNDQHRQWQKAVADGAIIGLAATELDTPKVGNVTPNTTLTADGDDYLLNGTKYYSTGTLYSDYVLVRTADASATNAAVLIPVNREGIELVDDWDGLGQRLTATGTSHFRNVRVKRQEVVFDAPDAGYGIPYSNTFAQLFLTAINAGISRAILRDAAALVRSRKRTFYYAPSETPVDDPLLQQTVGQIASGAFAAETVVLAAAEALDVATDAFDAGDANAGDAAHRAALLSAKAKIVADEFAIRSGSLLFDVGGASATKKATNFDRHWRNARTLASHNPNTFKARSIGQFEISGTPLPAKGFF; translated from the coding sequence ATGAACAAACCTGTCCCCGCCGCCGCGCTGGCGTCATCCGACCTGCTTCACAGTCATTCGCCTGACATCGACGCACTGCTCGGCCGCATTGCCGAGGGCGCCGGCGAGCGCGAGCGCGAGCGTGTGCTGCCCTTCGCGGAGGTCGACCTGATCCGCAAGGCGCGGCTCGGCGCGCTGCGGCTTCCGATCGAGGCCGGCGGCGCGGGCGTGTCGATCCGCGCGCTGTTCGAGGTCGTGATCCGCCTCGGCGAGGCCGACGCCAATGTCGCGCACATCCTGCGCAACCATTTCAGCGTGGTGGAACGCCTGGTGCGCCAGCCGAAGAACGACCAGCACCGGCAGTGGCAGAAAGCTGTCGCCGACGGCGCGATCATCGGCCTCGCGGCCACCGAACTCGACACGCCGAAAGTCGGAAACGTCACGCCGAACACGACGCTGACGGCGGATGGCGACGACTATCTGCTCAACGGCACCAAATATTACAGCACCGGCACGCTCTACTCGGACTACGTCCTGGTGCGCACGGCAGATGCCTCAGCCACCAATGCGGCGGTGCTCATTCCCGTCAATCGCGAAGGCATCGAGCTGGTCGACGATTGGGATGGCCTCGGCCAGCGGCTGACCGCGACCGGCACCAGCCATTTCCGCAATGTGCGCGTCAAGCGCCAGGAGGTGGTGTTCGATGCGCCCGACGCCGGCTACGGCATCCCCTACTCGAACACGTTCGCGCAGTTGTTCCTGACCGCCATCAATGCCGGCATTTCGCGCGCGATCCTGCGTGACGCCGCGGCGCTGGTGCGCTCCCGCAAGCGGACCTTCTACTACGCACCGAGCGAAACGCCGGTCGACGACCCGCTGCTGCAACAAACCGTCGGCCAGATCGCGAGCGGCGCGTTCGCGGCCGAAACCGTCGTGCTGGCGGCGGCGGAAGCGCTCGACGTCGCGACCGATGCGTTCGACGCCGGCGATGCCAATGCCGGCGATGCCGCCCACCGGGCGGCACTGCTGTCCGCCAAGGCCAAGATCGTCGCGGACGAATTCGCGATCCGGAGCGGCAGCCTGCTGTTCGATGTCGGCGGCGCCTCGGCCACCAAGAAGGCGACCAATTTCGACCGACATTGGCGCAACGCACGCACGCTCGCCTCGCACAATCCGAACACTTTCAAGGCCCGCTCGATCGGCCAATTCGAGATCAGCGGCACGCCACTGCCGGCGAAGGGCTTCTTCTGA
- a CDS encoding NrtA/SsuA/CpmA family ABC transporter substrate-binding protein, with protein MSRSITKPSRRGFLGGAAFGIGALAGFNFTDAAQSATGRVTDTVRLTWGLSGLNLIAKERGEFEKLLAKDGIKVEWLGPFPNHAPTLQAVTGGSADFSFGGSTTPALAAIIAGSPLVFTQFVVYEPRTTAIIARDDSGINKIEDLVGKSVAVNRSGLGEFLLVAALEKHKVDRAAVKFVYLNPPDAAPALASGKVDAWSMWSPGVDIARLEYKAHDIFLEGRDLDFQIDYTSYLTTRKFATENPALVRAVNDAFRAEGKWISDNSKAAEYIAQKAGKYSDQVRDQFVALDRKYRYFPVNDEKFLSELQRAADWLVARKVLPEPVKVTDHLAQL; from the coding sequence ATGTCTCGCTCAATCACAAAGCCTTCCCGCCGCGGTTTCCTCGGCGGTGCCGCGTTCGGCATCGGCGCCCTCGCCGGCTTCAACTTCACGGATGCCGCGCAGTCGGCCACCGGCCGCGTCACCGACACCGTCCGTCTCACCTGGGGCCTCAGCGGCCTTAATTTGATCGCCAAGGAACGCGGCGAGTTCGAGAAGCTCCTTGCCAAGGACGGCATCAAGGTCGAATGGCTGGGTCCGTTCCCCAACCATGCCCCGACATTGCAGGCGGTCACCGGCGGCAGCGCGGATTTCAGCTTCGGCGGCAGCACGACGCCGGCGCTCGCCGCCATCATTGCCGGCTCCCCGCTCGTCTTCACCCAGTTCGTGGTCTACGAGCCACGCACCACCGCGATCATTGCCAGGGACGATTCCGGCATCAACAAGATCGAGGACCTGGTCGGCAAATCGGTTGCGGTGAACCGATCCGGCCTCGGCGAGTTCCTGCTCGTTGCCGCTCTCGAGAAGCACAAGGTCGATCGCGCCGCCGTGAAGTTCGTCTATCTCAATCCGCCGGACGCCGCGCCGGCGCTGGCCTCCGGCAAGGTCGATGCCTGGTCGATGTGGAGCCCCGGCGTCGACATTGCCCGGCTCGAATACAAGGCGCACGACATCTTCCTCGAGGGTCGCGATCTGGATTTCCAGATCGATTACACCTCGTACCTGACCACCAGGAAGTTCGCGACCGAGAACCCCGCGCTGGTGCGCGCCGTCAACGACGCCTTCCGCGCCGAGGGCAAGTGGATTTCCGACAACAGCAAGGCCGCCGAATACATCGCGCAGAAGGCCGGCAAATACAGCGACCAGGTCCGCGACCAGTTCGTCGCGCTGGATCGCAAGTATCGCTACTTCCCGGTCAACGACGAAAAATTCCTGTCCGAGTTGCAGCGGGCGGCCGACTGGCTGGTGGCACGCAAGGTGTTGCCCGAACCGGTCAAGGTCACCGACCATCTCGCGCAGCTCTGA
- a CDS encoding ABC transporter ATP-binding protein: MTLHVVPALTAASPAVVVTNLRRAYGNRIVIENLNLRIERGEFVALLGESGCGKTTLLRALAGLDPVDGGRIAAPRRPAVVFQEHRLLPWDSLWRNVALGLQVSNPRDRAATALAEVGLGDRLDDWPRNLSGGQAQRVALARALVQEPELLLLDEPFAALDALTRIRMHDLVRELVATHRPGVLLVTHDVDEAIALADRILVMRDGRIAFEHRTAGRGRASIARTDLLAELGVGAAHPIPA; encoded by the coding sequence ATGACCCTGCACGTCGTCCCTGCCCTTACCGCGGCCTCGCCGGCCGTGGTGGTGACAAATCTCCGCCGCGCCTACGGCAATCGTATCGTGATCGAAAACCTCAATCTGCGCATCGAGCGCGGCGAGTTCGTCGCCCTGCTCGGCGAGAGCGGTTGCGGCAAGACCACGCTGCTGCGCGCGCTCGCCGGACTCGATCCGGTCGACGGCGGACGCATCGCAGCGCCCCGGCGGCCCGCGGTCGTGTTCCAGGAGCACCGACTGCTGCCGTGGGACAGCCTGTGGCGCAACGTTGCGCTCGGCTTGCAGGTCAGCAATCCGCGCGATCGCGCCGCGACGGCGCTCGCCGAAGTCGGCCTCGGCGACCGGCTCGACGACTGGCCGCGGAACCTGTCCGGCGGGCAGGCACAGCGCGTCGCCCTGGCCCGCGCGCTGGTGCAGGAGCCTGAACTCCTGCTGCTCGACGAACCCTTCGCCGCACTCGATGCGCTGACCCGCATCCGCATGCACGACCTCGTCCGCGAGCTGGTCGCCACCCATCGGCCCGGCGTTCTCCTGGTGACTCACGATGTCGACGAGGCGATCGCGCTCGCTGACCGCATCCTGGTGATGCGCGACGGCCGGATCGCGTTCGAGCATCGCACGGCCGGTCGTGGCCGAGCATCGATCGCGCGCACCGACCTGCTCGCTGAGCTCGGTGTCGGCGCCGCTCACCCCATCCCCGCCTAG
- a CDS encoding ABC transporter permease subunit, translating to MVAASAPARRFEIGRRGLQLLSWLAPVALLVVWELLAQAGWLSPQVLPAPSKVVRTAFKLVASGSLLNDLGISLLRAAAGFAIGGTVGFALGTLVGFSRIAEAAIDRSVQMIRAIPFLAALPLVIVWLGVGEAEKIFLVALGVTFPIYINTTLGIRQVDPKLVELGRVQGLGTLELIRRIVLPGALPSILTGVRYALATAWLALVVAETIGAQSGIGFLAMDAREFLRTDVIVLTIVIYALIGVAADGIARTLERRLLAWHPNYGSAR from the coding sequence ATTGTCGCCGCCTCTGCACCGGCGCGCCGGTTCGAAATCGGCCGTCGCGGCTTGCAGCTCCTGTCATGGCTTGCACCGGTCGCGCTGCTCGTCGTCTGGGAGCTCCTGGCACAGGCCGGATGGCTGTCGCCGCAGGTGCTGCCGGCCCCGAGCAAAGTCGTGCGGACCGCATTCAAGCTGGTGGCCTCCGGAAGTCTGCTGAACGACCTCGGCATCAGCCTGTTGCGGGCAGCCGCGGGTTTCGCGATCGGTGGCACCGTCGGCTTCGCGCTCGGCACCCTGGTCGGCTTCTCGCGGATCGCCGAGGCCGCGATCGACCGCAGCGTCCAGATGATCCGCGCCATTCCATTCCTCGCCGCGCTGCCGCTGGTCATCGTCTGGCTCGGCGTTGGTGAAGCCGAAAAGATCTTCCTCGTCGCGCTCGGCGTCACCTTTCCGATCTACATCAACACCACGCTGGGAATCCGGCAGGTCGATCCGAAGCTGGTCGAGCTCGGCCGGGTCCAGGGCCTCGGCACGCTGGAGCTGATCCGCCGGATCGTTCTGCCGGGCGCATTGCCCTCGATCCTGACCGGCGTACGCTACGCGCTCGCCACCGCATGGCTGGCGCTGGTGGTGGCCGAAACCATCGGTGCCCAATCCGGCATCGGCTTCCTTGCGATGGATGCACGTGAGTTCCTGCGCACCGATGTGATCGTGCTGACGATCGTCATCTACGCGCTGATCGGGGTTGCCGCGGACGGCATCGCGCGAACTCTCGAGCGGCGGCTGTTGGCCTGGCATCCGAACTACGGGAGCGCGCGATGA
- a CDS encoding LLM class flavin-dependent oxidoreductase, with product MTTRPLRFGIWALVHGSRAAYQDPEEPYDASWERNRDLVLAAERLGYDSTLIAQHTINPHQEDLDQLEAWSAAAALAALTSRIEIIAAIKPYLYHPVVLAKLALGIENISRGRFAINLVNAWNRPELDKAGIGFAEHDARYAYGREWITVVSRLMQGERLTYKGEHFDVQDYALRPSSLYRSRPVIYVGGESEPARALVADHGDVWFINGQPLDDVAGLIADVASRSRAGAPLRFGLSAFVVARETQAEAQAAYERLLALSKKDAPIKAIQKQNTDPKVVMMQTMQKSARVGSNGGTAAGLVGSYEEVATRIKAFHAAGIELFMLQFQPFEAEMERFAREVIPRVREWAPVATAGAPAHAVAR from the coding sequence ATGACGACACGACCGCTCCGCTTTGGCATCTGGGCGCTGGTGCATGGTTCTCGCGCCGCCTATCAGGATCCCGAAGAGCCCTATGATGCGTCCTGGGAACGCAATCGTGACCTCGTGCTCGCGGCGGAACGGCTCGGCTACGACTCGACGCTGATTGCGCAGCACACGATCAATCCGCATCAGGAAGACCTCGATCAGCTCGAAGCGTGGAGTGCGGCAGCGGCGCTTGCGGCGCTGACCAGCCGGATCGAGATCATCGCGGCAATCAAGCCCTATCTCTATCATCCGGTCGTGCTCGCCAAGCTCGCGCTCGGCATCGAGAACATCAGTCGCGGCCGGTTTGCGATCAATCTGGTCAATGCCTGGAATCGTCCCGAGCTCGACAAGGCCGGCATCGGCTTCGCCGAGCACGACGCCCGCTACGCTTACGGACGCGAGTGGATTACGGTGGTGTCACGCCTGATGCAGGGCGAGCGGCTGACTTACAAGGGCGAGCATTTCGACGTGCAGGATTATGCGCTGCGGCCCTCCAGTCTCTATCGGTCGCGGCCGGTGATCTATGTCGGCGGCGAATCGGAGCCGGCGCGGGCGCTGGTCGCCGATCACGGCGATGTCTGGTTCATCAACGGCCAGCCGCTCGACGATGTCGCCGGCTTGATCGCCGATGTTGCGAGCCGGTCGCGAGCGGGCGCGCCGCTGCGCTTCGGCCTGTCCGCCTTTGTCGTTGCGCGCGAGACACAGGCCGAGGCTCAAGCCGCGTATGAGCGGCTGCTCGCCCTGTCGAAGAAGGATGCGCCGATCAAGGCGATCCAGAAGCAGAACACCGACCCAAAGGTCGTGATGATGCAGACCATGCAGAAGTCGGCGCGGGTCGGCAGCAATGGCGGGACCGCCGCGGGGCTGGTCGGCAGCTACGAGGAAGTGGCGACTCGGATCAAGGCGTTTCACGCTGCCGGCATCGAGTTGTTCATGCTGCAGTTCCAGCCGTTCGAGGCCGAGATGGAGCGCTTTGCAAGGGAGGTCATCCCGCGCGTCCGCGAATGGGCGCCGGTTGCGACCGCCGGCGCTCCGGCCCACGCGGTTGCGCGGTGA